The following proteins come from a genomic window of Pseudomonas putida:
- the dgcA gene encoding dimethylglycine demethylation protein DgcA, translating into MAFEAMFQPIQIGKLTIRNRVLSTAHAEVYATDGGMTTDRYVKYYEEKAKGGIGLAICGGSSVVAIDSPQEWWSSVNLSTDRIIPHFQNLADAMHKHGAKIMIQITHMGRRSRWDGFNWPTLMSPSGIREPVHRATCKTIEVEEIWRVIGNYAQAARRAKEGGLDGVELSAVHQHMIDQFWSPRVNKRTDEWGGTFEGRMKFGMEVLKAVRAEVGDDFCVGMRICGDEFHPDGLSHEDMKQIAAYYDATGMIDFIGVVGSGCDTHNTLANVIPNMSYPPEPFLHLAAGIKEVVKVPVLHAQNIKDPNQATRILEGGYVDMVGMTRAHIADPHLIAKIKMGQIDQIKQCVGANYCIDRQYQGLDVLCIQNAATSREYMGVPHIIEKTTGVKRKVVVVGAGPAGMEAARVAAERGHDVTLFEKKDQIGGQITIAAKAPQRDQIAGITRWYQLELARLKVDLRLGTAADVATIQDLRPDVIVLAVGGHSFLEQNEHWGAAEGLVVSSWDVLDGKVAPGKNVLVYDTICEFTGMSVADFIADKGSQVEIVTDDIKPGVAMGGTSFPTYYRSMYPKEVIMTGDMMLEKVYREGDKLVAVLENEYTGAKEERVVDQVVVENGVRPDEALYYALKEGSRNKGQIDVEALFAIKPQPILSQPGEGYLLYRIGDCVAQRNVHAAIYDALRLCKDF; encoded by the coding sequence ATGGCATTCGAAGCAATGTTCCAGCCGATCCAGATCGGCAAACTGACCATCCGCAACCGCGTGCTCAGCACCGCGCACGCCGAGGTCTACGCCACTGACGGCGGCATGACCACCGACCGCTATGTGAAGTACTACGAAGAGAAGGCCAAGGGTGGCATCGGCCTGGCGATCTGCGGCGGCTCGTCCGTCGTTGCCATCGACAGCCCGCAGGAATGGTGGTCGTCGGTCAACCTGTCGACCGACCGCATCATCCCGCACTTCCAGAACCTGGCCGACGCCATGCACAAGCATGGCGCCAAGATCATGATCCAGATTACCCACATGGGTCGCCGCTCGCGCTGGGACGGTTTCAACTGGCCGACCCTGATGTCGCCTTCCGGCATCCGTGAGCCCGTGCACCGCGCCACCTGCAAGACCATCGAGGTGGAAGAGATCTGGCGCGTGATCGGCAACTATGCGCAGGCCGCGCGCCGTGCCAAGGAAGGTGGCCTGGACGGCGTCGAGCTTTCGGCTGTGCACCAGCACATGATCGACCAATTCTGGAGCCCGCGGGTCAACAAACGTACTGACGAGTGGGGCGGCACCTTCGAAGGCCGCATGAAGTTCGGCATGGAAGTGCTCAAGGCGGTGCGCGCCGAAGTCGGCGACGACTTCTGCGTGGGCATGCGCATCTGTGGTGACGAGTTCCACCCCGATGGCCTCAGCCACGAGGACATGAAGCAGATCGCCGCCTACTACGATGCTACCGGCATGATCGACTTCATCGGCGTGGTCGGCTCGGGTTGCGATACCCATAACACCCTGGCCAACGTCATTCCCAACATGAGCTACCCGCCAGAGCCGTTCCTGCACCTGGCAGCCGGCATCAAGGAAGTGGTCAAGGTCCCGGTGCTGCACGCGCAGAACATCAAAGACCCGAACCAGGCCACGCGCATCCTCGAAGGCGGCTACGTGGACATGGTCGGCATGACCCGTGCGCACATCGCCGACCCGCACCTGATCGCCAAGATCAAGATGGGTCAGATCGACCAGATCAAGCAATGCGTCGGTGCCAACTATTGCATCGACCGCCAATACCAGGGCCTGGATGTGCTGTGCATCCAGAACGCTGCGACCTCCCGTGAATACATGGGCGTGCCGCACATCATCGAGAAGACTACCGGCGTCAAGCGCAAGGTGGTGGTGGTCGGTGCCGGCCCTGCCGGCATGGAAGCGGCGCGCGTTGCTGCCGAACGCGGCCACGACGTGACCTTGTTCGAGAAGAAGGACCAGATCGGCGGGCAGATCACCATCGCCGCCAAGGCGCCGCAGCGTGACCAGATTGCCGGTATCACCCGCTGGTACCAGCTGGAGCTGGCGCGCCTGAAGGTCGACCTGCGCCTGGGTACTGCCGCTGACGTGGCGACCATTCAAGACCTGCGCCCGGACGTCATCGTGCTGGCAGTAGGCGGGCACTCGTTCCTGGAACAGAACGAGCACTGGGGGGCTGCCGAAGGCTTGGTGGTCAGCAGCTGGGACGTGCTCGACGGCAAGGTTGCGCCGGGCAAGAACGTGCTGGTGTACGACACCATCTGCGAATTCACCGGCATGTCGGTAGCCGACTTTATCGCCGACAAGGGCAGCCAGGTCGAAATCGTCACCGACGACATCAAGCCGGGCGTGGCCATGGGCGGTACCAGCTTCCCGACCTATTACCGCAGCATGTACCCAAAAGAAGTGATCATGACCGGCGACATGATGCTGGAAAAGGTCTACCGCGAAGGCGACAAGCTGGTGGCGGTGCTTGAGAACGAATACACCGGCGCAAAGGAAGAGCGCGTGGTCGATCAAGTGGTGGTCGAGAACGGTGTGCGCCCTGACGAAGCGCTGTACTACGCGCTCAAGGAAGGCTCGCGCAATAAGGGCCAGATCGACGTGGAGGCGTTGTTCGCCATCAAGCCACAGCCGATCCTGAGCCAGCCGGGCGAAGGCTACCTGCTGTACCGCATCGGCGACTGCGTGGCCCAGCGCAACGTACATGCGGCGATCTACGACGCCTTGCGCCTGTGCAAGGATTTCTGA
- a CDS encoding DUF5943 domain-containing protein yields MAKIAPQLPIEVDSETGVWTSDALPMLYVPRHFFVNNHMGIEEVLGADAYAEILYKAGYKSAWHWCEKEAECHGLEGVAVFEHYMKRLSQRGWGLFEIQDIDLDKGTCSVKLKHSAFVYVYGKCGRKVDYMFTGWFAGAMDQILAARGSSIRTVAEQVYGGSEEGHEDGLFVTKPL; encoded by the coding sequence ATGGCCAAGATCGCCCCGCAATTGCCAATCGAAGTCGACAGCGAAACCGGTGTCTGGACCAGCGACGCCTTGCCGATGCTGTATGTGCCGCGTCATTTCTTCGTCAACAACCACATGGGCATCGAGGAAGTGCTGGGCGCCGACGCCTATGCCGAGATCCTCTACAAGGCAGGCTACAAGTCGGCCTGGCACTGGTGCGAGAAGGAAGCCGAGTGCCATGGCCTGGAAGGCGTAGCGGTGTTCGAGCACTACATGAAGCGCCTGTCCCAGCGTGGCTGGGGCCTGTTCGAGATCCAGGACATCGACCTGGACAAAGGTACCTGCAGCGTCAAGCTCAAGCACTCGGCGTTCGTGTACGTGTACGGCAAGTGCGGCCGCAAGGTCGACTACATGTTCACCGGTTGGTTCGCCGGCGCAATGGACCAGATTCTCGCTGCACGTGGCAGCTCGATCCGCACCGTGGCCGAGCAGGTCTATGGCGGGTCGGAAGAAGGCCACGAAGATGGCCTGTTCGTTACAAAGCCGTTGTAA
- a CDS encoding dipeptidase, producing the protein MSPAELHADSIVIDGLIIAKWNRELFEDMRKGGLTAANCTVSVWEGFKATVDNIAASQKLIRDNSDLVMPVRTTADIRKAKELGKTGILFGFQNAHAFEDQIAYVDVFKQLGVGIVQMCYNTQNLVGTGCYERDGGLSGFGREIVAEMNRVGIMCDLSHVGSKTSEEVILESKKPVCYSHCLPSGLKEHPRNKSDEELKFIADHGGFVGVTMFAPFLAKGIDSTIDDYAEAIEYTMNIVGEDAIGIGTDFTQGHGQDFFEYLTHDKGYARRLTNFGKIINPLGIRTVGEFPNLTETLLKRGHSERVVRKIMGENWVNVLKDVWGE; encoded by the coding sequence ATGAGCCCAGCCGAGCTTCACGCCGACAGCATCGTCATCGACGGTTTGATCATCGCCAAGTGGAACCGCGAACTGTTCGAGGACATGCGCAAAGGCGGGCTGACCGCAGCCAACTGCACGGTGTCGGTCTGGGAAGGCTTCAAGGCCACCGTCGACAACATCGCTGCGAGCCAGAAGCTGATCCGCGACAACAGCGACCTGGTGATGCCAGTACGTACCACCGCCGACATCCGCAAGGCCAAGGAACTGGGCAAGACCGGTATCCTCTTCGGCTTCCAGAATGCTCACGCCTTCGAGGACCAGATTGCCTACGTGGATGTGTTCAAGCAGCTGGGCGTGGGCATCGTGCAGATGTGCTACAACACCCAGAACCTGGTTGGTACAGGCTGCTACGAGCGTGATGGCGGGCTGTCCGGTTTCGGTCGCGAAATCGTCGCCGAGATGAACCGCGTCGGCATCATGTGCGACCTGTCCCACGTTGGCTCCAAGACCTCCGAAGAGGTCATTCTGGAGTCGAAAAAGCCGGTCTGCTACTCCCACTGCCTGCCCTCGGGCCTCAAAGAACACCCGCGCAACAAGTCGGACGAGGAGCTCAAGTTCATCGCCGACCATGGCGGCTTCGTCGGCGTGACCATGTTCGCGCCGTTCCTGGCCAAGGGCATCGACTCCACCATCGACGACTACGCCGAAGCCATCGAGTACACCATGAACATCGTCGGTGAGGATGCTATCGGCATCGGCACCGACTTCACCCAAGGCCACGGCCAGGACTTCTTCGAGTACCTGACCCACGACAAGGGTTACGCCCGTCGCCTGACCAATTTCGGCAAGATCATCAACCCGCTGGGCATCCGCACCGTCGGCGAGTTCCCCAACCTCACCGAGACCTTGCTCAAGCGCGGCCATTCCGAGCGTGTGGTGCGCAAGATCATGGGCGAGAACTGGGTAAACGTTCTCAAGGACGTCTGGGGCGAGTAA
- a CDS encoding lysozyme inhibitor LprI family protein, whose amino-acid sequence MKSMAWLVLLAIVSGAQAGEEESTPCDNVETDQQTFACAAFNKQTAERELNSAYDDLIQRMLDQYGDEAGLQSQIESARKVWAQLRDADCKVETYGEQAGSKAFQIAWNSCIAQRSDERSEYLRSLGSQNSDEPAPED is encoded by the coding sequence ATGAAATCAATGGCATGGCTGGTGCTGCTGGCCATCGTGAGCGGGGCCCAGGCCGGTGAGGAAGAAAGCACGCCTTGCGACAATGTCGAGACCGACCAGCAGACGTTCGCCTGCGCGGCATTCAACAAGCAGACCGCTGAGCGTGAACTGAACTCGGCCTATGACGACCTGATTCAGCGAATGCTCGATCAGTATGGTGATGAAGCTGGCCTGCAGTCGCAGATCGAATCCGCCAGGAAGGTCTGGGCTCAATTGCGCGATGCCGATTGCAAAGTCGAAACCTACGGTGAGCAAGCGGGTAGCAAGGCATTCCAGATAGCCTGGAATAGCTGTATTGCACAGCGTAGTGATGAGCGATCGGAGTATTTGCGCAGCCTGGGTTCACAAAACAGTGATGAACCGGCACCCGAGGATTGA
- a CDS encoding GlxA family transcriptional regulator, translating into MTETIAFLLVPGFSAMGFISAVEPLRVANRFGGQLYRWQVLSLDGSAVLASNGMSVNADAALGGCEPANTLLVVAGFEPLANVAPKLLHALRRLNHEAVVLGGIDTGAMVLAEAGLLDGYRATLHWEALEAFKERFPSLQATQELFEIDRNRITCAGGTASIDLMLHLIAQSHGSDLAVKVSEQFVLGRIRQRQDHQRLQIGARYGISNKKLVHAIGEMEKHTEPPLSTMDLAAAIKVTRRQLERLFRMHLNETPSSFYLALRLDKARQLLAQTDMTVTEVSLACGFELPSYFTRRYKLRFGKCPREERRSGRAK; encoded by the coding sequence ATGACCGAGACGATTGCCTTTCTTTTGGTACCGGGCTTTTCCGCCATGGGGTTCATTTCGGCGGTGGAACCCCTTCGGGTGGCCAATCGTTTCGGCGGGCAGTTGTACCGGTGGCAGGTGCTAAGCCTGGACGGCAGTGCGGTGTTGGCGAGCAACGGCATGTCGGTGAATGCCGATGCCGCGCTTGGCGGATGTGAGCCTGCAAACACCCTGCTCGTGGTGGCAGGTTTCGAGCCCTTGGCCAATGTTGCACCGAAACTGCTGCATGCGCTGCGAAGGCTCAACCACGAAGCTGTGGTGCTCGGGGGCATCGACACGGGTGCGATGGTGCTGGCTGAGGCAGGCCTGCTGGACGGCTACCGGGCGACATTGCATTGGGAAGCGCTCGAGGCATTCAAGGAGCGCTTTCCAAGCTTGCAGGCTACCCAGGAGCTATTCGAGATTGACCGCAATCGCATCACTTGCGCCGGTGGGACAGCTTCGATTGATTTGATGTTGCACCTGATAGCCCAGTCCCACGGCAGCGACTTGGCAGTCAAGGTGTCCGAACAGTTCGTGCTGGGGCGTATCCGTCAGCGCCAGGACCATCAGCGCCTGCAGATTGGTGCGCGTTACGGTATCAGCAACAAGAAGCTGGTCCATGCCATTGGCGAGATGGAAAAACACACCGAACCACCGCTGAGCACAATGGACCTGGCGGCCGCGATCAAGGTGACACGACGTCAGCTGGAGCGCTTGTTCCGCATGCACCTGAATGAAACACCGAGCAGTTTTTATCTTGCCCTTCGGCTGGATAAGGCACGCCAGCTATTGGCCCAGACCGACATGACGGTGACTGAGGTCAGCCTTGCGTGCGGCTTTGAATTGCCCTCGTACTTCACCCGGCGTTACAAATTGAGGTTTGGAAAATGCCCGCGGGAAGAGCGTCGCTCGGGCCGTGCAAAGTAG
- the choX gene encoding choline ABC transporter substrate-binding protein, with product MHSLIRRSLLSLALSSIVATPLFAAEPAACKNVRLGVVNWTDVIATSAMAQVLLDGLGYQTKQTSASQQIIFAGIRDKRLDMFLGYWNPIMTQTITPFIDAQQVKVLDAPSLEDARATLAVPKYLADKGLKSFADIHKFEKELGGKIYGIEPGSGANTQIKAMIAKNQFGLGKFQLVESSEAGMLAAVDRAVRRKQAVVFFGWAPHPMNVNIDMVYLSDSQDALGPDEGRATVWTVTAPDYAQRCPNAHRLLANLKFSAEDESRMMQPLLDHKDALESARQWLKDHPEDKARWLEGVTTFDGKPAADNLKLTAN from the coding sequence ATGCACAGCTTGATCCGCCGCAGCCTGTTGTCACTTGCCCTGAGCAGCATCGTTGCCACACCGCTTTTCGCCGCAGAACCTGCGGCCTGCAAGAACGTGCGCCTTGGCGTGGTCAACTGGACCGACGTCATCGCCACCAGCGCCATGGCGCAAGTGTTGCTCGACGGCCTGGGTTACCAGACCAAACAGACCAGCGCCTCGCAGCAGATCATCTTTGCCGGCATCCGCGACAAGCGCCTGGACATGTTCCTGGGTTACTGGAACCCGATCATGACCCAGACCATCACACCGTTCATCGATGCCCAGCAGGTCAAGGTGCTCGACGCACCCAGCCTGGAAGATGCCCGGGCCACCTTGGCCGTACCCAAGTACCTGGCCGACAAAGGCCTGAAGAGCTTCGCAGATATCCACAAGTTCGAGAAAGAGCTGGGCGGCAAGATCTATGGCATCGAGCCCGGGTCCGGCGCCAACACTCAGATCAAGGCGATGATCGCCAAGAACCAGTTCGGCCTGGGCAAGTTCCAGCTGGTCGAGTCCAGCGAGGCCGGCATGCTCGCCGCAGTCGACCGCGCCGTGCGCCGCAAGCAGGCCGTGGTGTTCTTCGGCTGGGCGCCGCACCCGATGAACGTGAACATCGACATGGTCTACCTGAGCGACAGCCAGGATGCCCTGGGCCCTGACGAAGGCCGCGCCACGGTGTGGACCGTCACCGCGCCGGACTACGCCCAACGCTGCCCCAACGCCCATCGCCTGCTGGCCAACCTGAAATTCAGCGCCGAAGACGAGAGCCGCATGATGCAGCCGCTGCTTGACCACAAGGACGCGCTGGAGTCGGCCCGCCAATGGCTCAAGGACCACCCCGAGGACAAGGCGCGCTGGCTTGAAGGGGTGACCACCTTCGATGGCAAGCCCGCGGCGGACAACCTCAAGCTCACCGCCAACTGA
- a CDS encoding 3-keto-5-aminohexanoate cleavage protein — translation MNHDVIITCALTGAGDTVAKSHLVPVTPKQIAESAVEAAKAGATVVHCHVRDPQTGRFSRDVNLYREVMERIREADVDIIVNLTAGMGGDLEIGPGESPMEFGPGTDLIGPLERLAHIEALLPEICTLDCGTLNFGDGNAIYVSTPAQLRAGAKRISELGVKAELEIFDTGHLWFAKQMIKEGLLHDPLFQLCLGIPWGAPADTTTMKAMVDNLPADVTWAGFGIGRMQMPMAAQAVLLGGNVRVGLEDNLYLDKGVLASNGQLVERASEIITRMGGRILTPAEGREKMNLKRR, via the coding sequence ATGAACCACGACGTCATCATCACCTGCGCCCTCACCGGTGCCGGCGACACAGTCGCCAAGAGCCACCTGGTCCCGGTCACCCCCAAGCAGATCGCCGAGTCCGCCGTAGAGGCCGCCAAAGCCGGCGCCACCGTGGTCCACTGCCACGTCCGTGACCCGCAAACCGGTCGTTTCAGCCGCGACGTCAACCTGTACCGCGAGGTCATGGAACGCATCCGCGAAGCCGACGTGGACATCATCGTCAACCTCACCGCCGGCATGGGCGGCGACCTGGAAATCGGCCCGGGCGAGTCGCCCATGGAGTTTGGCCCCGGCACCGACCTGATCGGCCCGCTGGAGCGCCTGGCCCACATCGAAGCACTGCTGCCGGAAATCTGCACGCTCGATTGCGGCACCCTCAACTTCGGCGACGGCAACGCCATCTACGTCTCCACACCGGCGCAATTGCGCGCCGGCGCCAAACGCATCAGCGAACTGGGCGTAAAAGCCGAACTGGAAATCTTCGACACCGGCCACCTATGGTTCGCCAAGCAGATGATCAAGGAAGGCCTGCTGCATGACCCGCTGTTCCAGCTGTGCCTGGGCATACCGTGGGGCGCACCGGCCGACACTACAACCATGAAAGCCATGGTCGACAATTTGCCTGCCGACGTCACCTGGGCCGGCTTCGGCATCGGCCGCATGCAGATGCCCATGGCGGCACAGGCGGTGCTGCTGGGCGGCAACGTACGGGTGGGCCTTGAGGACAATCTCTACCTGGACAAAGGCGTGTTGGCCAGCAATGGCCAACTGGTGGAGCGCGCGAGCGAAATCATCACCCGCATGGGTGGCCGCATCCTGACCCCGGCAGAAGGCCGGGAAAAAATGAACCTCAAACGCCGCTGA
- a CDS encoding L-carnitine dehydrogenase encodes MPFITEIKTFAALGSGVIGSGWVARALAHGLDVVAWDPAPGAEQALRKRIANAWPALEKQGLAPGAAQDRLKFVATIEECVRDADFIQESAPERLDLKLDLHAKVSAAAKPDAIIGSSTSGLLPSEFYESATHPERCVVGHPFNPVYLLPLVEIVGGNRTAPEAIEAAKTIYTALGMRPLHVRKEVPGFIADRLLEALWREALHLVNDGVATTGEIDDAIRFGAGLRWSFMGTFLTYTLAGGDAGMRHFMSQFGPALKLPWTYLPAPELTDKLIDDVVAGTAEQLGERSIAALERYRDDTLLAVLEAVKTSKASHGMSFSD; translated from the coding sequence ATGCCTTTCATCACCGAGATCAAGACCTTCGCCGCCCTGGGTAGTGGCGTGATCGGCAGCGGCTGGGTTGCCCGCGCCCTGGCCCACGGCCTGGACGTGGTCGCCTGGGACCCGGCCCCCGGCGCCGAGCAGGCGCTGCGCAAGCGCATCGCCAACGCCTGGCCGGCACTGGAAAAACAGGGACTGGCACCTGGCGCGGCGCAAGACCGCTTGAAGTTCGTCGCCACCATTGAGGAATGCGTGCGCGACGCTGACTTCATCCAGGAAAGCGCGCCAGAGCGGCTGGACCTCAAGCTCGATCTGCACGCCAAAGTCAGCGCCGCAGCCAAGCCTGATGCAATCATCGGTTCCAGCACATCTGGCCTGCTCCCCAGCGAGTTCTACGAATCGGCTACCCACCCCGAACGCTGCGTGGTCGGCCACCCGTTCAACCCGGTTTACCTGCTGCCGCTGGTGGAGATCGTGGGCGGCAACCGTACCGCGCCTGAAGCCATCGAGGCGGCGAAAACAATTTACACCGCACTGGGCATGCGCCCACTGCACGTACGCAAGGAAGTGCCGGGCTTCATCGCCGACCGCCTGCTCGAAGCGCTGTGGCGCGAGGCGCTGCACCTGGTCAACGACGGTGTGGCCACCACGGGCGAAATCGATGATGCCATCCGCTTCGGCGCAGGCCTGCGCTGGTCGTTCATGGGCACGTTCCTGACCTACACCCTGGCCGGTGGCGATGCTGGCATGCGCCACTTCATGTCGCAGTTCGGCCCGGCGCTGAAACTGCCCTGGACCTACCTGCCGGCGCCAGAGCTTACCGACAAGCTGATCGATGATGTGGTGGCCGGCACGGCCGAGCAGTTGGGCGAGCGCAGCATCGCCGCGCTGGAGCGCTATCGTGATGACACCTTGCTGGCGGTGCTGGAAGCGGTGAAAACCAGCAAGGCCAGCCACGGCATGTCGTTCAGCGACTGA
- a CDS encoding thioesterase family protein, translated as MPALITYRTPVQEDWVDYNGHLRDAYYLLIFSYATDALMERIGLDADARGQSGHSLFTLEAHINYLHEVKLGTEVWVQTQIIGFDKKRLHLYHSLHREGFEEVLAASEQMLLHVDLAGPRSAAFGEGSVTRLQSLVAGQEDLPSPAFTGRIMQLPA; from the coding sequence ATGCCCGCACTGATCACCTACCGCACCCCAGTCCAGGAGGACTGGGTCGATTACAACGGGCACCTGCGCGATGCCTATTACCTGCTGATCTTCAGCTACGCCACCGATGCGCTGATGGAGCGCATCGGGCTGGATGCCGACGCCCGAGGGCAAAGTGGGCATTCATTGTTCACACTCGAAGCGCATATCAATTACCTGCATGAGGTCAAGCTGGGTACCGAAGTATGGGTACAGACGCAAATCATCGGGTTCGATAAAAAGCGCCTGCACCTGTATCACAGCTTGCATCGCGAGGGGTTTGAAGAGGTTTTGGCAGCCAGTGAGCAGATGCTTTTGCATGTTGATCTGGCAGGACCGAGGTCGGCTGCGTTCGGCGAAGGGAGTGTGACGCGCCTGCAATCGCTGGTGGCCGGGCAGGAAGACCTGCCATCACCAGCATTCACTGGGCGCATCATGCAACTTCCGGCCTGA
- a CDS encoding reprolysin-like metallopeptidase: MKIRCWAVGLMVLGGVVVGGCTSSSHPAMTADTQAPQLFELNKKSDLQVLEQAPGIYPYLNTLINDPASEQVQVVTVNASLVTADTQTLSVPLNSDETVAFKLKRADPPAPGMEGWVGDALRNPDQKPRSVSEVDFDPFTWISLVRKGDQLVGSMYVDGQHYRLEYIGAGQHVLIKEDASKLPAEAAATSDPDVRSLKAAAGQVPHSAHSTIRVLFSSTNEVRERRPTYRQQLLLALQTANQYMINSQVPVTFEVAGFNDVDYCECGKTGVEQFQDFRTAGRELNTQVLQRRAELYADLVTLYTSWPGTGGEASGAVYTIVGNYPSLGHEYGHNLGAMHRWNGNPNAGYNHGYEHADPKFHTIMVTTAYAIPYFSNPNLFYQGVRIGTFEHHDVARRFNERREEIENFYPPMPAVQVTVFDDINMQGDRCTFDLAEDARTTLIEDACGAAWKTKVWSVRVKHFGLGHTLRIGNTSAWHTYTSQTYGGSFDIPTLTGFAHDVPVGLVLTPHGGNLSKKITQVEFIKATASGTDQYR; encoded by the coding sequence ATGAAAATACGTTGTTGGGCGGTCGGTTTAATGGTGTTGGGTGGCGTCGTTGTGGGCGGTTGCACTTCATCCTCACACCCGGCTATGACTGCCGATACCCAGGCGCCTCAGCTTTTCGAACTGAATAAAAAAAGTGATCTGCAAGTACTTGAGCAAGCGCCAGGTATTTATCCTTACCTCAACACATTGATCAATGATCCGGCGTCTGAGCAAGTACAGGTGGTAACGGTCAATGCTTCTTTGGTTACCGCCGATACCCAGACGCTGTCGGTGCCGTTGAACAGTGACGAGACGGTAGCCTTCAAGTTGAAACGAGCAGATCCGCCGGCACCTGGCATGGAGGGTTGGGTAGGGGATGCGCTGAGGAACCCCGACCAGAAACCGCGCTCTGTCTCGGAGGTCGACTTTGACCCCTTCACCTGGATTTCCCTGGTGCGCAAAGGCGATCAACTGGTGGGTAGCATGTATGTCGATGGGCAGCACTATCGGTTGGAGTACATAGGGGCCGGGCAGCATGTCCTGATTAAAGAAGATGCGTCGAAGCTGCCGGCGGAGGCGGCCGCCACGTCGGATCCGGATGTCCGGAGCCTGAAAGCTGCCGCTGGCCAGGTGCCGCATTCGGCGCACAGTACGATTCGTGTACTTTTTAGCAGCACCAACGAGGTACGTGAACGCAGGCCAACCTACCGGCAACAGCTTTTGCTGGCACTGCAGACAGCGAATCAGTACATGATCAACTCGCAAGTTCCTGTTACGTTCGAAGTCGCCGGATTCAACGATGTCGATTATTGCGAATGTGGCAAGACCGGCGTTGAGCAGTTTCAAGATTTCAGAACTGCAGGCCGTGAACTGAATACTCAGGTTTTGCAGCGGCGAGCGGAGCTTTACGCTGATTTGGTCACCCTCTATACGTCATGGCCTGGTACAGGGGGGGAGGCTTCCGGCGCTGTTTATACAATTGTTGGAAACTATCCCTCCCTCGGTCACGAGTATGGCCATAACCTGGGGGCGATGCATCGTTGGAATGGAAACCCGAATGCCGGATATAACCATGGGTATGAGCATGCCGATCCAAAATTCCACACGATCATGGTAACGACCGCCTACGCAATCCCCTATTTCTCTAATCCGAACCTGTTTTATCAAGGCGTCAGGATCGGTACTTTCGAGCATCACGATGTTGCTCGGCGCTTTAACGAGCGGCGCGAAGAAATTGAAAATTTCTATCCGCCGATGCCCGCGGTGCAGGTAACTGTCTTCGACGACATCAACATGCAGGGCGACAGATGCACGTTCGACCTCGCTGAAGATGCCCGCACGACCTTGATCGAGGACGCCTGTGGCGCAGCATGGAAAACCAAGGTCTGGTCGGTGCGGGTTAAACATTTTGGATTAGGTCATACCTTGCGGATAGGCAACACGTCGGCTTGGCATACCTATACAAGCCAAACATACGGCGGCAGTTTCGACATTCCGACCCTCACGGGTTTCGCCCATGACGTTCCTGTAGGACTGGTTTTGACGCCCCACGGAGGCAACCTGAGCAAAAAGATTACCCAGGTTGAGTTCATCAAAGCGACTGCCAGCGGCACCGACCAGTACAGGTAA